From a region of the Bacteroidia bacterium genome:
- a CDS encoding phosphatidylinositol-specific phospholipase C1-like protein: MKQILLLILILQALYSSGQKDSVLHLNQIQIIASHNSYKKYPPAKVIRYLNRIKKLLGKDLDPSGINYAHLPFDAQFSDWNIRGLEIDIYYDPIGGEYYKRALNGLAGLRKKSKIEELKKPGFKVLHIKDVDYETHYFTFKQALEAVKKWSDAHPNHLPIFINIESKEEGPGNRSGFLRMLGFKRSREFDATACDSIDSEIKSVFGKDLKGVITPDWVRGKHATLNEMATSNDWPLLEECRGKVVFIMEGGAVDDYIQNHPSLKGRVMFIYASPDTPECAFTKQNDPLPPSNTQRIKELARKGYIIRTRADSETEEARIGNYDRLNACLESGGHIISTDYYVPNVQLGPYHVHFPNHEVGRVNPVNGGIDGGSGLKE, from the coding sequence ATGAAACAGATTTTACTTTTGATTTTAATACTTCAGGCTTTATATTCCTCCGGACAAAAAGACTCGGTATTGCATCTGAATCAAATTCAAATAATTGCCAGCCACAACAGCTATAAGAAATACCCACCTGCAAAAGTCATTCGCTATCTGAATCGGATAAAAAAACTGTTGGGGAAGGATTTAGATCCTAGTGGAATAAATTATGCTCATCTTCCTTTTGATGCACAATTCAGCGATTGGAATATTCGAGGATTAGAAATTGATATTTATTATGATCCAATTGGTGGAGAATATTACAAAAGGGCTTTAAACGGATTGGCTGGGCTTCGTAAGAAATCAAAAATTGAAGAATTAAAAAAACCGGGATTCAAAGTTCTACACATCAAGGATGTAGATTATGAAACCCATTATTTTACATTCAAACAAGCCTTGGAAGCGGTTAAGAAATGGAGTGATGCACATCCTAACCATTTACCAATCTTCATCAATATTGAAAGTAAGGAAGAAGGACCGGGAAATCGCAGCGGATTTCTTCGAATGCTTGGATTTAAGCGATCCAGGGAATTTGATGCTACCGCCTGTGATTCCATTGATTCAGAAATAAAATCAGTATTTGGAAAAGATTTAAAAGGTGTCATCACTCCGGATTGGGTTAGAGGGAAGCATGCAACCTTAAATGAAATGGCAACCAGCAACGATTGGCCCCTATTGGAAGAATGCAGGGGAAAGGTTGTTTTTATTATGGAAGGAGGTGCAGTGGACGATTATATCCAAAACCATCCGTCACTAAAAGGTAGGGTTATGTTTATTTATGCATCACCTGACACACCGGAATGCGCATTTACCAAGCAAAATGATCCATTACCACCATCCAACACCCAACGAATAAAGGAGCTGGCACGAAAAGGTTATATTATCAGAACCAGGGCAGATTCAGAAACGGAAGAGGCCAGAATAGGTAATTATGACCGATTAAATGCTTGTTTAGAAAGTGGCGGTCATATTATTTCAACTGATTATTATGTACCCAATGTGCAATTAGGCCCCTATCATGTCCATTTTCCAAACCATGAAGTAGGAAGGGTTAATCCGGTGAATGGAGGGATTGATGGAGGCAGCGGACTTAAGGAATAA
- a CDS encoding T9SS type A sorting domain-containing protein yields MKKFNFTILGIFIWQFNFAQYCGGAFSYMDSLVFIDGVSINGFNNLNTGVTDGQTYRNYTNLGPIQLTMGQTYQLNVEVPSGQICKVAVFMDFDNDNTFSNNELIDVWANYQGHIQFNIPIHSYFGTGQKRLRLRAIPYGITDIHPCFEVMDTYPGETEDYTVNITSPGAVYCTPWYSVGTQNMDYINGVVLNTMKNENQLGVDSFPYYANFTNSVSTTTLYARTTYLMRVYGGMNPGFTYTAWLDYNRDSVFSFEERLGEVVQTTNPMLFLVSFPLTASEGLTRLRIRCEDSPINGIDPCTNLVYGETEDYHVNIQMNSPGYCTQGLHPVNCNQLEVINTVSIAGTTLNNQNTGCDNTTTGYVNWPVTSYTTASLDAFNTYTLNVTTAQNSQIFGWIDYNHDNVFSSSEVIEFASNSTANTPASTTFFVPGDALPGPTKMRIRNCSANGELMYSSDACMPFNSGQTEDYTINIVNTSVGIRSNDGNLTHLNCFVDDSKNLHVNFTNKFTQKTNFTLLDAMGKIVKFQTKTQEIGDHQELLNLSDLAEGIYYFNFQQDGLTKGFKFSLK; encoded by the coding sequence ATGAAAAAGTTCAATTTTACAATTCTTGGAATTTTTATTTGGCAATTCAATTTTGCCCAATATTGTGGTGGAGCCTTCTCCTATATGGATAGTTTGGTTTTTATCGACGGGGTATCCATCAATGGATTCAACAACCTAAATACCGGTGTAACGGATGGGCAAACCTACCGCAATTACACCAACCTTGGACCAATACAATTAACCATGGGACAAACCTACCAACTGAATGTGGAGGTTCCTTCTGGTCAAATTTGTAAAGTGGCAGTATTTATGGATTTTGATAATGATAATACTTTTTCAAACAATGAATTAATTGATGTATGGGCCAATTACCAAGGACATATTCAATTTAATATTCCAATACATTCCTATTTTGGAACCGGACAAAAAAGATTAAGACTAAGAGCAATTCCTTACGGCATTACAGACATTCATCCATGTTTCGAAGTAATGGATACTTACCCCGGTGAAACCGAAGATTATACCGTTAATATTACTTCCCCCGGAGCAGTTTATTGCACTCCTTGGTATTCGGTTGGAACCCAAAATATGGACTATATAAATGGAGTTGTTTTAAATACTATGAAAAATGAAAACCAACTTGGTGTCGACTCCTTCCCCTATTATGCCAATTTTACCAATTCAGTGTCGACAACAACTTTGTATGCTCGTACAACCTATTTGATGCGAGTTTATGGAGGAATGAACCCCGGTTTTACCTATACTGCATGGCTAGATTATAACCGGGATAGTGTTTTTAGTTTCGAAGAACGACTTGGAGAGGTAGTTCAAACCACCAACCCAATGTTATTTCTCGTTTCTTTTCCATTAACAGCTTCTGAAGGTTTAACCAGGTTAAGAATCCGATGTGAAGATTCACCAATAAATGGCATTGATCCTTGTACAAACCTGGTTTATGGAGAAACAGAAGATTACCATGTCAACATTCAGATGAATTCACCCGGTTATTGCACCCAAGGTCTACATCCTGTCAATTGTAATCAGTTGGAAGTGATTAATACAGTTTCTATTGCTGGTACCACTCTCAACAATCAAAATACCGGATGCGACAACACTACGACCGGATATGTCAATTGGCCGGTTACCTCATACACTACGGCATCGCTTGACGCTTTTAATACCTACACCTTAAATGTAACAACGGCACAGAATAGTCAAATCTTCGGGTGGATTGACTATAACCACGACAATGTATTTTCAAGTTCAGAGGTTATCGAATTTGCTTCAAATTCTACTGCAAATACACCTGCCTCAACCACCTTCTTTGTTCCGGGAGATGCATTGCCCGGACCCACTAAAATGCGAATACGCAATTGCAGTGCTAATGGAGAATTAATGTATTCAAGTGATGCTTGCATGCCCTTTAATTCAGGCCAAACCGAAGATTATACCATTAACATCGTAAATACCAGTGTTGGAATTAGATCAAACGATGGTAATCTGACACATTTGAATTGCTTTGTAGATGATTCAAAAAATTTACATGTCAATTTTACCAATAAGTTTACCCAAAAAACCAATTTTACCCTCTTAGATGCAATGGGAAAAATAGTGAAATTCCAAACCAAAACGCAAGAAATTGGCGACCATCAGGAATTACTGAACCTCTCCGACTTAGCAGAAGGAATTTATTATTTTAATTTCCAGCAGGATGGATTAACAAAAGGCTTTAAATTTTCTCTAAAATAG
- a CDS encoding acyl-CoA thioesterase, whose translation MITQTITLRTRYGETDRMGYVYYGNYAQYYEVARVELMRSAGISYAELEDSGIMMPVIDLQVKYIRPAYYDENLQISCMVKEKPGSRMKFEYQVLNSKNELINQGSTTLVFVNKSTGRPIRCPEVILEKFNF comes from the coding sequence TTGATAACCCAAACCATCACCTTACGAACCCGTTATGGCGAAACAGACCGAATGGGTTATGTGTACTACGGAAATTATGCCCAATATTACGAAGTAGCACGGGTTGAACTTATGCGATCTGCGGGCATTTCCTACGCCGAATTAGAAGATTCAGGCATCATGATGCCTGTTATTGATTTGCAAGTTAAATACATTCGCCCGGCCTATTACGATGAAAACCTTCAAATAAGCTGCATGGTTAAAGAAAAACCGGGCTCACGTATGAAATTCGAATACCAGGTTTTAAATTCCAAAAATGAATTGATAAACCAGGGTTCGACCACCTTGGTTTTTGTGAACAAAAGCACAGGACGTCCGATTCGTTGTCCTGAGGTGATTTTGGAAAAATTCAATTTCTGA
- the recJ gene encoding single-stranded-DNA-specific exonuclease RecJ has protein sequence MRWIYKFHPEPQAIDSLRNSLGVDRITATLLLQRGISDFDQAREFFRPNLDQLHSPFLMKGMENAVDRIIKALELGQRIMIYGDYDVDGTTAVSLVYQFLSKQTSKIEYYIPDRYSEGYGISFKGIDVAEEHQVNLIIALDCGIRSIDKVEYAKSKGIDFIIADHHLPGSQIPDAIAVLDPKQSDCPYPFKELCGCGIGFKICQALCTRLHLPLSEVYEYLDLVAVSIGADIVPIVGENRILAYFGLEKINTNPGVGIRTILQFNKIKKKLTISDVVFILAPRINAAGRIEHGSNAVKLLISPNELSAESFNQVIHYNNIERKSLDSIITQEALELIRTDESLLNSKSTVVYSENWHKGVVGIVASRLIEKYYRPTIVLTESNGKATGSARSVKDFDVHEAIQACSDLLEQFGGHKYAAGLTLKIENIDAFRSKFESVVRSSITDEMLIPSQEIDLDIQLEEITPKLFRILTQIGPFGPGNMQPVFVTRSVLDTGHARIVGETHLKLAIQSSQNPELVFPCIFFKGWEHLPQIQTGKPFDIAFCIEENEYNGQVSIQLNIKDIQYV, from the coding sequence ATGAGATGGATTTATAAGTTCCATCCTGAGCCTCAGGCAATTGATTCCTTGAGAAACAGCTTAGGTGTGGACAGAATTACGGCAACCTTGCTTTTGCAACGGGGTATTTCAGATTTTGACCAGGCCAGAGAGTTTTTCCGACCCAACCTGGACCAACTTCATTCTCCTTTTTTAATGAAGGGAATGGAAAATGCCGTTGATCGAATCATTAAAGCACTTGAGTTAGGTCAACGTATTATGATTTATGGAGATTACGATGTAGATGGTACAACCGCAGTTTCCCTAGTTTATCAATTTCTCTCCAAACAAACATCCAAAATTGAGTATTATATCCCTGACAGGTATTCAGAAGGGTATGGTATTTCTTTTAAAGGAATTGACGTTGCAGAAGAACACCAAGTCAATTTAATTATCGCATTGGATTGTGGTATCCGTTCAATTGATAAGGTAGAATACGCCAAAAGTAAAGGCATAGATTTCATTATTGCCGACCACCACCTACCCGGATCACAGATTCCGGATGCTATTGCTGTTCTAGACCCTAAACAATCCGATTGCCCTTACCCTTTTAAAGAACTTTGCGGGTGTGGAATAGGTTTTAAAATTTGCCAGGCTTTGTGCACAAGACTTCATTTGCCCTTGTCGGAAGTTTATGAATATCTAGATCTTGTTGCTGTAAGTATTGGAGCCGATATCGTGCCTATTGTAGGCGAAAACAGAATACTTGCCTATTTTGGTTTAGAAAAAATAAATACCAATCCCGGAGTAGGAATACGTACGATTTTACAATTCAACAAAATAAAAAAGAAACTGACCATTTCCGATGTTGTTTTCATCCTTGCCCCGAGGATTAATGCCGCCGGAAGAATTGAACATGGCAGTAATGCAGTAAAACTTTTAATCTCACCCAATGAATTATCGGCTGAATCATTCAATCAGGTTATTCATTACAATAATATTGAACGTAAAAGTTTAGATAGCATCATTACTCAAGAAGCTTTGGAATTAATTAGAACCGATGAATCTCTTCTGAATTCAAAAAGCACAGTGGTGTATTCTGAAAATTGGCATAAAGGCGTTGTTGGAATTGTAGCTTCCAGGCTGATTGAAAAATACTACCGACCTACCATTGTTCTTACCGAATCCAACGGAAAGGCAACCGGATCGGCTCGAAGTGTCAAAGATTTTGATGTTCATGAAGCTATTCAGGCATGCAGTGACTTACTCGAACAATTTGGAGGACATAAATATGCTGCTGGTTTAACCCTTAAAATTGAAAACATCGATGCCTTCCGAAGCAAATTTGAATCGGTGGTAAGGTCTTCCATAACTGATGAAATGCTTATTCCTAGCCAGGAAATTGATTTGGATATTCAATTGGAAGAAATTACGCCCAAATTATTTCGAATTTTAACCCAAATTGGCCCTTTTGGCCCGGGAAATATGCAACCGGTTTTTGTTACCAGGTCCGTTTTAGATACCGGTCATGCCAGAATTGTGGGTGAAACTCACCTTAAATTGGCCATTCAAAGTTCTCAAAATCCGGAATTGGTTTTTCCTTGTATCTTTTTTAAAGGTTGGGAGCATTTACCTCAAATCCAGACCGGTAAACCCTTCGATATCGCCTTCTGTATTGAAGAAAATGAATACAACGGGCAAGTGAGTATTCAACTGAATATCAAGGATATCCAATATGTATAG
- a CDS encoding YdcF family protein, translating to MAGQDAINPWYNRPLVKWGMLLMGISLILILGLIPILKSTAKFLISQDNEQSCGVAFVLSGNSIDRGKKAVELFKKGQIKKIVCTGKNLHPLFEAMGFKFSEGEVTQKALVKMGIPITSTELLPFGTSTKEEAQIIFDYCHRNKLDTVMIISSEFHTRRIKYSLRNSTQKNGIHFWVVGAPDNKIRYWNWWKNEDGLIMINNEWIKLLYYYWKY from the coding sequence ATGGCAGGTCAAGATGCAATAAACCCCTGGTATAACAGACCACTGGTAAAATGGGGAATGCTCCTGATGGGTATTTCTTTGATATTGATTTTAGGTTTGATCCCTATTTTAAAATCTACTGCTAAATTTCTTATCTCGCAGGATAATGAACAATCTTGTGGTGTTGCCTTTGTTTTAAGTGGAAATAGCATTGACCGAGGAAAAAAAGCGGTTGAACTTTTCAAGAAAGGACAAATAAAAAAAATAGTTTGCACAGGCAAAAACCTACACCCTCTTTTTGAAGCCATGGGTTTTAAATTTTCGGAAGGAGAAGTTACCCAAAAAGCACTGGTAAAAATGGGGATACCAATAACCAGTACAGAATTATTGCCATTTGGAACCAGCACCAAGGAGGAAGCCCAAATCATTTTTGATTATTGCCACCGAAATAAATTGGATACCGTTATGATTATCAGTTCAGAATTTCATACCCGAAGAATCAAATACTCCTTGAGAAATTCAACCCAAAAAAATGGCATTCACTTTTGGGTGGTTGGTGCACCTGACAATAAAATAAGGTATTGGAATTGGTGGAAAAATGAAGACGGATTAATCATGATAAACAATGAATGGATTAAACTTTTATACTATTACTGGAAATACTAA
- a CDS encoding TonB-dependent receptor, which yields MNYKSLYFVCLAIFLVFPLFSLAEGSEKFTISGFVKDAKTGEALIGANVFLKENLKGVSTNTYGFYSITIEKGNYTLVCSYLSYNEFSKPIQLDANVSVNIDLMPTTQDMKEVVVTSERQDKNITNTNMGQVKMDIQQVKLLPSFMGEVDILKTIQLLPGVKGSGDGSSGFYVRGGGPDQNLILLDEAVVYNSSHLFGFFSVFNGDAVKNMNLIKGGMPAQYGGRLASVLDITMKEGNNQKFKVDAGIGLISSRLTIQGPIKKNKASFILSGRRTYIDVLMKPFISKDQQFYGSSYFFYDLNAKLNYAFSDKDKVFISGYFGKDKFTFQDNQDLGFKAVLPYGNATASLRWNHLFNSKLFMNTSLIFTDYNFKVTLGQSDFNFGLYSGIRDYNAKLDFSWQPTIRHHVRFGLNYTYHRFTPNNATAEAGDITFDFGKVERIYGNEFAAYLSDDFDVTDKFKINLGIRVSGFQQIGPFERFVKEGDRVVDTIQYARGEHIKFYMRPEPRLALNYIINSKSSVKAAVTMNYQYLQVANLATVSLPTDLWIPSSEKIKPQQGIQYSLGYFRNFQDNTWETSVELYYKDMRNLIEFKDGVMPSNTVNDNIDNLLTFGRGWAYGAEFFVRKSVGKTTGWLGYTLSWTQRQFDDLNNGKPFFARYDRRHDVQFTLTQELSKKWTFSVVWVYSTGAALTVPVARYFIEGKVINEFGQRNSYRMAPYHRLDLSLTYVHKKTEKWMSSWNFSVYNVYSRQNPYFIYFDTTGDLFKAAAGISSNGKEPRDFRIKAKQVSLFPVIPSITWNFSF from the coding sequence TTGAATTACAAGAGTTTATATTTTGTCTGCCTGGCAATTTTTCTTGTTTTCCCTTTATTCTCCCTTGCCGAAGGTTCCGAAAAATTTACCATTTCAGGTTTCGTCAAAGATGCCAAAACGGGAGAAGCTCTCATTGGTGCAAATGTTTTTTTAAAAGAAAACCTCAAAGGCGTTTCAACCAATACTTATGGTTTCTATTCCATTACCATAGAAAAAGGTAATTATACCCTCGTTTGCTCCTACCTTTCTTACAACGAGTTTTCTAAACCCATTCAATTGGATGCAAACGTGTCTGTTAACATCGATTTGATGCCAACCACTCAAGATATGAAGGAGGTGGTGGTTACTTCGGAACGACAAGATAAAAACATCACCAATACCAACATGGGTCAGGTAAAAATGGATATTCAGCAGGTGAAATTATTGCCGTCTTTCATGGGAGAAGTGGATATTCTGAAAACAATTCAACTTCTTCCCGGTGTTAAAGGCTCAGGCGATGGAAGCTCCGGCTTTTATGTGCGTGGTGGTGGCCCCGATCAAAACTTAATCCTTCTGGATGAAGCTGTTGTCTATAATTCTTCTCACTTATTTGGTTTTTTCTCCGTTTTCAATGGCGATGCCGTTAAAAATATGAACCTCATTAAAGGAGGAATGCCAGCCCAATATGGCGGACGACTGGCTTCTGTTCTCGACATAACCATGAAGGAAGGTAATAACCAAAAATTTAAAGTGGATGCCGGTATTGGCTTAATTTCCTCCCGTCTGACCATTCAGGGGCCGATTAAAAAGAATAAAGCTTCTTTCATCCTATCCGGTCGCCGAACCTATATCGATGTCCTGATGAAGCCTTTTATTAGTAAGGATCAACAGTTTTATGGTTCCAGCTACTTCTTCTATGACCTCAATGCCAAATTGAATTATGCCTTTTCCGACAAAGACAAAGTCTTTATCAGTGGCTATTTCGGAAAAGATAAATTTACTTTCCAGGATAACCAGGACCTTGGCTTTAAAGCTGTTCTGCCATACGGAAACGCCACCGCAAGTCTTCGCTGGAACCACTTGTTTAATAGCAAGTTATTTATGAATACCAGCCTCATTTTTACCGATTATAACTTTAAAGTAACCCTGGGTCAGTCCGATTTTAATTTTGGTTTGTATTCCGGTATCAGAGATTACAATGCTAAACTTGATTTTAGTTGGCAACCTACCATACGCCACCATGTTCGTTTTGGACTAAATTATACCTACCACCGGTTCACTCCCAACAATGCAACCGCCGAAGCAGGTGATATTACCTTCGATTTTGGTAAAGTAGAACGGATTTATGGAAATGAATTCGCAGCATACCTGAGCGACGACTTTGATGTAACCGATAAATTCAAAATAAATCTAGGTATCAGGGTTTCCGGTTTTCAACAAATTGGCCCTTTTGAACGTTTTGTGAAGGAAGGAGATAGGGTAGTGGATACCATTCAATATGCCAGAGGTGAACACATTAAGTTTTATATGAGACCGGAACCTCGACTCGCCTTAAATTACATTATCAATAGCAAAAGCTCGGTTAAAGCTGCAGTTACTATGAATTACCAATATCTTCAAGTTGCTAACCTGGCCACCGTTTCCCTGCCTACCGACCTTTGGATTCCTTCTTCCGAGAAAATTAAACCCCAACAAGGGATTCAATATTCTTTGGGATATTTCCGCAATTTTCAAGACAATACCTGGGAAACCTCGGTAGAACTGTATTACAAGGATATGCGCAACCTCATCGAGTTCAAAGATGGAGTAATGCCTTCCAATACTGTCAATGATAACATCGATAACTTACTCACCTTCGGACGGGGTTGGGCTTACGGAGCTGAGTTTTTTGTTCGAAAATCAGTAGGGAAAACAACAGGATGGTTGGGTTATACCTTAAGCTGGACTCAACGCCAGTTCGACGACCTCAACAATGGTAAACCTTTCTTTGCCCGGTACGATCGTCGCCACGATGTGCAATTTACCCTCACTCAGGAACTTAGTAAAAAATGGACCTTCTCTGTTGTTTGGGTATACAGCACTGGGGCTGCATTAACAGTTCCTGTGGCAAGGTATTTTATTGAAGGTAAAGTAATTAATGAATTTGGACAAAGAAATTCCTATAGGATGGCACCTTACCACCGCCTTGATTTGTCTCTTACTTACGTTCACAAAAAAACCGAAAAATGGATGAGCTCCTGGAATTTTTCAGTTTATAATGTTTACAGCAGACAAAATCCTTACTTTATTTATTTCGATACCACCGGCGATCTTTTCAAAGCCGCAGCCGGAATTTCATCCAATGGTAAAGAACCTAGAGATTTTAGAATCAAAGCCAAACAAGTATCTCTTTTCCCTGTTATCCCATCCATCACCTGGAATTTTAGTTTTTAA
- the fabG gene encoding 3-oxoacyl-[acyl-carrier-protein] reductase — translation MTKLLSGKVALITGASRGIGKSIAKKFAEQGADVAFTYLSSPEKGIALEEELKAYGTRVKSYRSDASDYGQAEQLVNLVIQDFGALHILVNNAGITKDNLLMRITEEAWDEVLRVNLKSVFNLTKAAQRPMLKQRWGSIINMSSVVGVKGNAGQSNYAASKAGIIGFTKSIALELGSRNIRCNAIAPGFIETEMTEALDAKTVEQWREQIPLKRGGQGEDVANACLFLGSDLSAYITGQVLNVCGGMLT, via the coding sequence ATGACGAAACTATTAAGCGGCAAAGTAGCCTTAATTACAGGAGCTTCTAGAGGAATTGGAAAATCAATTGCCAAGAAATTTGCCGAACAAGGAGCCGATGTAGCCTTTACCTATTTAAGTTCGCCGGAGAAAGGGATTGCATTGGAAGAAGAATTAAAGGCTTACGGAACAAGGGTAAAGTCCTATCGCAGTGATGCATCGGATTACGGACAAGCCGAGCAATTGGTGAATTTGGTCATACAAGATTTTGGTGCATTGCACATTTTGGTAAATAACGCTGGAATTACCAAAGATAATTTATTGATGCGGATTACGGAAGAGGCATGGGATGAGGTGTTAAGAGTTAATTTAAAATCAGTTTTTAATTTAACCAAGGCAGCCCAAAGACCTATGTTAAAGCAGCGATGGGGAAGCATAATAAATATGAGTTCGGTGGTAGGAGTTAAAGGAAATGCCGGACAAAGCAATTATGCAGCCTCCAAGGCAGGAATTATTGGATTTACCAAATCAATTGCCTTAGAATTAGGTTCAAGGAATATACGTTGCAATGCTATTGCCCCGGGATTTATTGAAACAGAAATGACCGAGGCCTTAGATGCAAAAACGGTTGAACAATGGAGAGAACAAATACCATTAAAACGGGGTGGACAGGGAGAAGATGTAGCGAATGCTTGCTTGTTTTTAGGAAGTGATTTGTCGGCCTACATTACTGGACAGGTTTTGAATGTATGTGGAGGGATGTTGACTTAG
- a CDS encoding DUF4249 domain-containing protein translates to MKSSLRHSIHGFPSLFTGLFFLVVLFSASSCTKEIEVVLPDAENKIVVEGWIENDQYPVVKLSRSAGFFDPVPTLADTIGFLNYILNDLVVQNATVIVSDGIISDTLVPTLDIINFSKEYRLPLVYLGHTIKGEVGKTYTLKVMVEGKTLTSSTRIPELIYMDTLYWKPDISDDGVGFPWTKFQDPDTLGNAYRIFTRRGGYDEPYVAPIGNEFDDYFVNGTAFDFPFNRGSQLSDDTLQNDAEDRIRGKYLKGDTMDIKFCTMDKASYDFWRTFSISRQSNGSPFAAPINLKSNISGKGGIGIWSGYGATFKKAVAQ, encoded by the coding sequence ATGAAATCAAGCCTTCGTCATAGCATCCATGGTTTTCCCAGCTTATTCACCGGGCTCTTTTTCCTGGTTGTGTTGTTTAGCGCTTCTTCCTGCACCAAAGAAATTGAGGTGGTTCTTCCTGACGCCGAAAATAAAATAGTTGTGGAAGGCTGGATCGAAAATGACCAATATCCTGTAGTTAAATTATCTCGCAGCGCCGGCTTCTTTGATCCCGTTCCTACGCTGGCAGATACCATCGGTTTCTTGAATTATATTTTGAATGATTTGGTGGTACAAAATGCAACGGTTATTGTCAGCGATGGAATTATTTCCGATACCCTCGTTCCAACCCTTGATATTATTAATTTCTCCAAAGAATACCGCCTTCCTTTGGTTTATCTTGGACATACCATCAAAGGCGAGGTTGGCAAAACCTATACTCTAAAAGTGATGGTCGAAGGCAAAACTCTTACTTCCTCTACCCGTATTCCGGAGCTAATTTATATGGATACCTTGTATTGGAAACCGGATATCAGCGATGATGGGGTGGGTTTTCCATGGACAAAGTTTCAAGATCCTGATACCTTGGGCAATGCCTATCGAATTTTTACCCGCAGAGGTGGCTACGATGAGCCTTATGTAGCTCCCATCGGAAATGAATTCGACGATTATTTTGTGAATGGTACAGCATTCGATTTTCCGTTTAACCGGGGCTCTCAATTATCCGACGATACGCTTCAAAACGATGCCGAAGACCGAATTCGGGGAAAATACCTCAAAGGTGATACGATGGATATTAAATTTTGCACCATGGACAAGGCTTCCTACGATTTTTGGCGTACATTCAGTATTAGCCGTCAAAGCAATGGAAGTCCTTTTGCAGCTCCAATTAACTTAAAATCGAATATCTCCGGAAAGGGTGGTATCGGAATTTGGTCAGGTTATGGAGCTACTTTCAAAAAGGCTGTTGCTCAATAA
- a CDS encoding transketolase, with protein MADIEKLTKISSQVRRDILRMVHAVNSGHPGGSLGCTDFLVALYFEVMNHNPKDFDMNGKDQDVFFLSNGHISPVWYSVLARSGYFPVSELATFRKLNTRLQGHPTTHEHLPGVRIASGSLGQGLSVACGAASAKKLNQDNKLVYVLCGDGEIQEGQVWEAAMYAAAKKVDNLIATIDVNGRQIDGDTDKVLPMGNLKAKFEAFGWDVLDMNGNKMEDVLSTLQLAKSLTGKGKPILILMKTEMGQGVDFMMGSHKWHGVAPNDSQLEAALSQLEETLQDY; from the coding sequence ATGGCCGATATAGAAAAACTTACAAAAATCAGTTCTCAAGTCCGTCGCGACATCTTACGAATGGTTCATGCTGTAAATTCCGGTCACCCGGGCGGTTCTCTCGGTTGTACAGATTTTTTAGTCGCTCTGTATTTTGAAGTGATGAACCATAATCCAAAGGATTTTGATATGAATGGAAAAGATCAAGATGTATTCTTTCTTTCTAATGGCCATATTTCACCGGTTTGGTACAGTGTTTTGGCAAGAAGCGGTTACTTCCCCGTGAGCGAACTTGCTACTTTTAGAAAACTGAATACCCGGTTGCAAGGTCATCCTACAACCCATGAGCATTTACCGGGTGTTCGAATCGCAAGTGGTTCTCTCGGACAAGGTTTATCTGTTGCCTGTGGTGCCGCCAGTGCAAAAAAATTAAATCAAGACAACAAATTAGTATATGTACTTTGTGGGGATGGTGAAATTCAGGAAGGTCAGGTTTGGGAAGCTGCTATGTACGCTGCAGCCAAGAAAGTTGATAACCTTATTGCTACCATTGATGTTAATGGAAGGCAAATTGATGGTGATACCGACAAGGTTTTACCAATGGGAAATTTAAAGGCCAAATTTGAGGCATTTGGTTGGGATGTATTGGATATGAATGGTAATAAAATGGAGGATGTTTTAAGTACCCTCCAATTGGCTAAATCATTGACGGGAAAAGGCAAACCAATTTTGATTTTGATGAAAACTGAGATGGGACAAGGCGTGGATTTTATGATGGGAAGTCACAAATGGCACGGTGTTGCACCCAACGATTCTCAATTGGAAGCAGCCTTATCTCAACTGGAGGAAACCTTACAGGATTATTAA